Within the Leptogranulimonas caecicola genome, the region AGGGGCACCGAGGCAAAGCGGCCCAGAGTGAACAGCAGCGAGAGGATGGAGAGCATGGCGGCTGCAGCGCCTGCCTCAAGGCCGGCCCACTGGGAGAGGGCTACGCCCGAGAAGAGCGACATACCAATAGTCTGGATGCCCACGTAGAGAAACTCGGCGACAACGCCCAGCGCCACGTGAGGACGCTTGAGGATGGCGCTCAAAGAGGCGTCCTTTTCATGAAGCTCGTCGCCAGACTCCATACCGGCCACGTCGCCGGGAGGAGTGGGGAGCTTCACCAGGATGAAGATGGCCAGAAGCGCCAAAAGCACGACGCCGATGACGATGTAGACCGTGCGCATGGAGGTCAAGAACTCCATCTTGGCCGCATCGAAGCCAGGCTGGCCCGCCGAGACGGTGGCGCCCAGGATTTGAGCCAGGATGAGGGGGCCCACCATAGTGCCCACGCCGTTGAAGCCCTGGGCCAGATTGAGGCGCATGGCCTCGTGGCGCTCATCGCCCAGCTTAGTGATGTAGGGATTGCAGTTGGCCTCGAGGCTGGAGGCGCCAGCGGCGATCACAAACATGGAGACCAAAAAGATAGCGTAGCTGGCAGTGCTGGTGGCAGGCACCGTGATGAAGGAGCCAATGGCAAAGAGGGCGATGCCCAAGATCACGCCGCCTTTGTAGCCAAAGCGCTTGGCCACCATGGTGGCAGGGATCGCCATGACGAAGTAGGCGCCATAGTAAGCCACTTGAAGCAGAGAGGCCTCGGTAGCCGAGAGCTCCAGGTAGTTTTCCATGGGGCTGTTGAGGCCGTTGACCAAGTTCATAGCCAGGCCCCAAATGAAGAACAGGGAGGTCACCAGAGCGATGGCGATGGTAGCCTTGGCGCCCTTGGTTTGAGCTTTGCCCGCAGATGAGGTCATGATAGGGATACCTCCGGATTAGCTCAGGGCACGATCGAGATGCACATAGCCACCGTCCACGAAGACCCACTGGCCGGTGGTGTGAGAGGAGCGGTCGGAGAGCAGGAAGGCGCAGGCGTCGGCGATCTCCTTGGTGGAGGTCATACGGTGCTCCAGGGGGATCTTGTCGGTGATCACCTTGAGACGAGCCTCCTGTGCCGCCTCGTCGCCAAAGGTCTTGATCCAGTTGGCGTAGAGCGGAGTCCAGGCCTCGGCTACCACAATGGCGTTGACGCGCACGTCGTCTGCGGCAAAGGCGGCGGCCCATTCGCGAGTGAGTCCCAGGATGGCGCCCTTAGCGGCAGCATAGGCGCTGGTCTTGCCCTGGCCGGTGAGGGCGGTCTTGGAGGAGATGTTCACGATGGAGCCCTTGGACGCCTTGAGGTAGGGGCAGGTCTCGTGTACCAGCTCGTAGTAATGGGTGAGGTTGCCGTGGATGGACTCCTCGAACTCGCGCCAAGAGGTAGTCTCCACATCCTTGTTGTCGTTCTTGCCGGCGTTGTTCACCACGCCGTCGATGTGGCCGTACTTGGCGTAGACCTCATCGACGATGGGCTTAATCTCGTCAGTGTTGTTGAGGTCGATGAAGAAGATCTCGTAGGTAGAGGTGACCTCCTCGAGCTCCTTGCGAAACTCGTCCTCAGCGCCGTCCTGGCGGTTGAGGATCACGGGGATGGCGCCTTCGCGGGCGAGCTCGAACACGATGCCCTTGCCAATGCCCTTGAACCCGCCGGTAACAAAAACGACTTTGCCTTCGAGGTGGAGATCCATGGTGATTCCCTTCTTTCTTACCCTTGTGGCCGCTCTTGCCACAAGGGTCGATTTGGAATGACACTTGATACTGGGCAGGCGCCCAGGAAACGCCTACATGTAGTTGCAGAGGTGAGGTAGCGCCGTCTCGGTGTAGCCGATGGCCTCGGCACAGGTGAGACGACCGTTGCATACCTCGATGAGCTCGTCGATCATGGCATCGCGCAGCTCAACCATGGTTTGGGGGCCATAGATGGTGGCACTTGCATCAAAGTCGATGTTGTCGGCCATAGTGCGGGCTGTCACGCGGTTGGCCGTAAGGCGATAGACCGGAGCCATGGCGTTGCCTGTGGGCGTGCCCTGGCCGGTGGAGAAGACCACCAGCTGGCAGCCGCCAGCCACAAGACCAGATACCGAGGTGGGGTCGTTGCCGGGAGTGTCCATGATGACGAGGCCTTCGTGAGCCTTGAGCTGGCCGGCATAGGGATACACCGCATTGATGGGGCTGTGACCGCCCTTGTGGATGCAGCCCAAAGACTTCTCCTCCAAGGTGGTAAGGCCGCCAGCGATATTTCCTGGGCTGGGGTTTCCCTGGCGCATCTCGGCGCCAAAAAGGTGCACGTAATCCTCGTAGTCCTTCACAATACGCAGGATCTCCTGGCCCACCTCAGGGGTGGCGGCACGCCTGGCCAAGATCTGCTCGGCACCAAAGAACTCGGAGGTCTCGCAGAGCACCGAGGTGCCCCCTTGGGCAACGAGCCAGTCGGACACCTCGCCAATGAGGGGGTTTGAGCCCAGGCCGCTGGTGGTGTCGGAACCGCCGCAGTTGGTGCCCAGGATAAGCTCGGAGATGTCGCAGGGCACGCGCTGCTCTGCAGCGGCGGTCTCAGCCAGGCGGCGGGCGATGCGGATGCCTTCGTCCACGGCGTTGATAGAGCCGCCTACCTGCTGGATCACCAGGGTCTCAACGGGCTTGTCAGTGCGCTGGCGGATGGCATCCACCACCAGGTCGTTCTGACAGCCCTCGCAGCCCAAAGACACCGCTAGCACCGAGGCGATGTTTGGGTTGGCTGCGAAGCCGGCCATGGCGTCCATGGTCATCTGCTGGTCGGCCGGCACCTGGGAGCAGCCATTCTGGTTGTGGAAGGACACGCAGCCCTCCACGGCATTGGCGATGCGCTCGGTGGTGTCGGATGCGCAGATGCTGGTGGGCAGCACCAATACATGGTTGCGGATGCCCACTCGGCCGTCGGCGCGGCGATAGCCGTTGAACGTCTTAGTCATGGTCGACCTCCTCAGCGGCGCGCAGGCCGTCAGTGGACATGCAGTTATGGGTATGGACATGTGCGCCTGAGACGATGTCTTGGGTGGTCAGGCCGATGTACTCGCCGTACTTCACCACGGCTTCGCCCTTGGCGATGGGGCGACGGGCCACCTTGTGGTACAGGGGAACGTCATCTGCAGCCACAAGCTCGAAGGACTCGCCTTTACGGTTGACGTAGGCCACAGGAGAACCTGCGGAAATGGGTTCGATGGCAACCACTACGTTGTCGGCGTCATCGATAAGCACCGCATTGCGCATGGAGACCTCCTCGCAGGCAACTGTTTAGTCGCTCTGTGCAAGTTCGTATATACGAACTTAGTTTGTTATTACGATTGCTATACTAGGGTGCAAGTTTTCAAATGGGCGCGTCGACTCCCCAGGAACACCATGAACGGATGCTTTTCGACCGCGAACGGTTATTTTAGGGGCTTAACCACTCAATCTGAAAACTATTTGAATGCTCATAGTAAGCGAGGTAACATGGCACCATCCCACGCTCCTGCCCACAGGACCACCCAACGCATCCTCGAAATCCTCACCTTGATAGCTGCCGAGAAAGACGGCCTTTCCTTGACCGATCTCTGCCGTGCCATGGATGCCCCCAAAGGCAGTCTCTACCCCATCCTAAAAACCATGTCTGACCAGCGGTTCCTTTCCCAGGATCCCACAAGCGGCCGCTATCATATGGGTGCCATGACCGCCCTTTGCGGCCGAGCCTTCGAGCAAAACGATGGCACCTTCAAGTTGTTAAACGAGTGTGCCCGCCAGGTGGTGGATGCCTGCGGAGAGACCTGTCAAGTGGGTTTTCGCGATGGCTCCTACGTACGTTATCTGCTGCGTGTGGACTCTCCCCAGCCCGTAAGGCTCGCCAGCGTCCCGGGTGTCACCCTCCCCTTGCACACCACCGCCATTGGCAAAGCCCTTCTCTCCGCCCTCCCTAACCAGGAGGTGGATCAGCTGGTAAAGATCCCTTGGGAGCGCCTCACCTCCCACACCTTGGCCACGCCGGAGCTGCTCCACCTGGAGCTCGACCAAGTGCGTGCCGGCGACTTCGCCTATGACCGCGGCGAGACTTCCGAAGGCGTCACCTGCATCGCGCTGCCTGTGCACAA harbors:
- a CDS encoding IclR family transcriptional regulator; this translates as MAPSHAPAHRTTQRILEILTLIAAEKDGLSLTDLCRAMDAPKGSLYPILKTMSDQRFLSQDPTSGRYHMGAMTALCGRAFEQNDGTFKLLNECARQVVDACGETCQVGFRDGSYVRYLLRVDSPQPVRLASVPGVTLPLHTTAIGKALLSALPNQEVDQLVKIPWERLTSHTLATPELLHLELDQVRAGDFAYDRGETSEGVTCIALPVHKGDQIPWGIGVTTPAFRLDQHKEALIKEVLAASRATLESLLA
- a CDS encoding UxaA family hydrolase, which encodes MTKTFNGYRRADGRVGIRNHVLVLPTSICASDTTERIANAVEGCVSFHNQNGCSQVPADQQMTMDAMAGFAANPNIASVLAVSLGCEGCQNDLVVDAIRQRTDKPVETLVIQQVGGSINAVDEGIRIARRLAETAAAEQRVPCDISELILGTNCGGSDTTSGLGSNPLIGEVSDWLVAQGGTSVLCETSEFFGAEQILARRAATPEVGQEILRIVKDYEDYVHLFGAEMRQGNPSPGNIAGGLTTLEEKSLGCIHKGGHSPINAVYPYAGQLKAHEGLVIMDTPGNDPTSVSGLVAGGCQLVVFSTGQGTPTGNAMAPVYRLTANRVTARTMADNIDFDASATIYGPQTMVELRDAMIDELIEVCNGRLTCAEAIGYTETALPHLCNYM
- a CDS encoding MFS transporter: MTSSAGKAQTKGAKATIAIALVTSLFFIWGLAMNLVNGLNSPMENYLELSATEASLLQVAYYGAYFVMAIPATMVAKRFGYKGGVILGIALFAIGSFITVPATSTASYAIFLVSMFVIAAGASSLEANCNPYITKLGDERHEAMRLNLAQGFNGVGTMVGPLILAQILGATVSAGQPGFDAAKMEFLTSMRTVYIVIGVVLLALLAIFILVKLPTPPGDVAGMESGDELHEKDASLSAILKRPHVALGVVAEFLYVGIQTIGMSLFSGVALSQWAGLEAGAAAAMLSILSLLFTLGRFASVPLLAKFDAGKMLGIYMGAAAILFFVTFLGLGPVSVIALILAFLFMSIGYPTVFSLTLSGLHGAATKTASSLLIMSIVGGALIPPLAGVLIDATGSTCFAMIIAVPSLAYVAWYGLKGSKIGLEAK
- a CDS encoding UxaA family hydrolase translates to MRNAVLIDDADNVVVAIEPISAGSPVAYVNRKGESFELVAADDVPLYHKVARRPIAKGEAVVKYGEYIGLTTQDIVSGAHVHTHNCMSTDGLRAAEEVDHD
- a CDS encoding SDR family oxidoreductase; its protein translation is MDLHLEGKVVFVTGGFKGIGKGIVFELAREGAIPVILNRQDGAEDEFRKELEEVTSTYEIFFIDLNNTDEIKPIVDEVYAKYGHIDGVVNNAGKNDNKDVETTSWREFEESIHGNLTHYYELVHETCPYLKASKGSIVNISSKTALTGQGKTSAYAAAKGAILGLTREWAAAFAADDVRVNAIVVAEAWTPLYANWIKTFGDEAAQEARLKVITDKIPLEHRMTSTKEIADACAFLLSDRSSHTTGQWVFVDGGYVHLDRALS